Proteins encoded together in one Electrophorus electricus isolate fEleEle1 chromosome 9, fEleEle1.pri, whole genome shotgun sequence window:
- the cabz01076234.2 gene encoding butyrophilin subfamily 1 member A1, whose protein sequence is MCASNEVISCAILIFLGSQLVGGSDLPLKCATGLITGRLGSSVVLPCWLSPPLDVKAMEIRWYRPDQYSTPVLLYLNHKVMTDLQKERYRNRTSLSLREENSAGLKGGDVSLELKNLNMGDRGTFHCFVSGDKAYGSCTLTLNLTALGSSPVLSLQPQGDQVNVTCRSCGWLPKPRVEWKLSEQKIPGPGGLLFSQEGELTCVQSWVLLSPSRSGPITCSISLPGGEEKDGHVDIQNILCLKHGGGPWKAISAVSTLAAVALAAISIYFYRKYKTGYTAVKKGQEAEETAYPNPNMEELRKAAVSITLDDTRTCPGLMVKNKLVRDKEGVADTHREPGFPYHLSVYGRNSFSSGRAYWEVGLISPNIPPKTSWLIGVTKASNDFTENKHDDMTPSKGFWFLYLSKQTGLRVNTEPEISLPLVSRPESVGVLLDYDQGELSFYNVKEGICLVTMKTKFQGQVLPMFNPGIGDEAPLKILDTAGPSAVPAEGASSPTDNSVKIP, encoded by the exons ATGTGCGCAAGCAACG aagtGATATCGTGTGCCATCTTGATTTTCCTTGGGTCTCAGCTCGTTGGGGGTTCCG ATCTCCCTTTGAAGTGCGCTACTGGTTTGATCACGGGGAGACTGGGTTCCTCTGTGGTTCTCCCATGCTGGCTTTCTCCTCCGCTGGATGTGAAGGCCATGGAGATCCGCTGGTACCGTCCAGACCAATACAGCACTCCAGTCCTGCTCTACCTCAACCACAAGGTCATGACAGATTTGCAGAAGGAGAGGTACAGGAACCGGACCTCTCTAAGCCTGCGAGAGGAGAACTCCGCTGGGCTGAAAGGGGGAGATGTGTCCCTCGAGCTGAAGAACCTTAATATGGGGGATCGGGGGACGTTTCACTGTTTTGTGAGTGGAGATAAAGCATATGGAAGCTGTACATTGACTCTAAATTTAACTG CTCTGGGGTcttctcctgtcctgtctctgCAGCCCCAGGGTGACCAGGTAAACGTTACCTGTAGGTCCTGTGGATGGCTGCCAAAGCCACGGGTTGAGTGGAAGCTTAGTGAACAGAAGATCCCTGGTCCTGGTGGTCTGCTCTTCAGCCAAGAAGGAGAACTGACCTGTGTCCAGAGCTGggttcttctctctccctctcgctcagGCCCGATCACTTGCTCCATCTCACTtcctggaggagaggagaaggatgGACACGTGGACATTCAAAACATTCTCTGCCTAA AGCACGGAGGAGGACCATGGAAGGCCATTTCTGCTGTGTCAACGTTAGCGGCAGTGGCTCTGGCCGCCATCAGCATCTACTTCtacagaaaatacaaaacag GATATACAGCAGTTAAGAAAG GTCAAGAGGCTGAGGAAACAG CTTACCCTAATCCAAACATGGAGGAATTGAGAAAAGCAGCAG TGAGCATCACACTAGATGATACACGGACCTGTCCAGGTTTAATGGTTAAAAACAAACTTGTAAGAGATAAAGAAGGTGTTGCCGATACCCACAGAGAACCTGGTTTTCCGTACCATTTATCAGTGTATGGAAGAAACTCCTTCAGCAGTGGTCGTGCATATTGGGAAGTAGGACTAATATCACCTAATATACCACCCAAAACATCATGGCTGATTGGAGTCACCAAAGCTTCAAATGATTTCACTGAAAATAAGCATGACGACATGACCCCTTCCAAAGGTTTTTGGTTTCTTTACTTGAGTAAACAAACTGGCCTCCGTGTAAATACTGAACCTGAAATCTCACTCCCTCTAGTCTCAAGACCTGAGAGTGTTGGAGTTTTGCTAGACTATGACCAAGGCGAGCTTTCATTTTACAATGTTAAGGAGGGTATATGTCTGGTCACTATGAAAACGAAATTCCAAGGGCAGGTTTTGCCAATGTTTAACCCAGGGATAGGTGATGAGGCTCCTCTTAAGATCCTTGACACTGCTGGACCCAGCGCTGTTCCTGCAGAGGGTGCTAGTTCTCCAACTGACAACTCAGTTAAGATCCCATAA
- the si:cabz01076231.1 gene encoding calcium-binding protein 2, with amino-acid sequence MTDEAETAPTTDSIKSAQSTEGCARKPALRKVDTPKKTARSQKSNEEVMNKMYTTLLNRVFGQERELSQLELDELAEAFKEFDYDQDGYLNYKDLAECMRTLGYMPMEMELLEIIQQIKMRLGGLMDFDDFCELMGPRMMVETAHMVGLKELECSFKQFDMDGDGKISLDEMKEAAKTLLGEKPRKGELEEILKEMDLNGDGSVDFDEFVMMLSTQ; translated from the exons ATGACAGACGAGGCAGAGACCGCACCCACTACAGACAG CATCAAATCTGCCCAGTCGACTGAAGGTTGTGCTCGGAAACCTGCTCTCCGAAAGGTAGACACACCCAAGAAAACAGCCAGAAGCCAGAAATCCAATGAGGAAGTCATGAACAAAATGTACACAACTCTGCTCAACAGGGTTTTTGGACag GAAAGAGAATTATCCCAGCTAGAATTAGATG AGCTTGCAGAGGCGTTTAAAGAGTTTGACTATGACCAGGATGGCTACCTGAACTACAAAGACCTGGCAGAGTGCATGCGAACTTTGGGATACATGCCTATGGAAATGGAGCTCCTAGAAATCATTCAGCAAATTAAAATGAGGC tAGGTGGGCTGATGGATTTTGACGATTTCTGTGAGCTGATGGGACCAAGAATGATGGTCGAGACAGCTCATATGGTGGGGCTGAAAGAACTTGAGTGCTCTTTCAAACAA tttGACATGGATGGGGATGGGAAGATTAGTCTGGATGAGATGAAGGAAGCAGCAAAGACTCTACTGGGAGAGAAACCGAGGAAAGGAGAGCTGGAAGAGATCCTGAAGGAGATGGACCTGAATGGAGACGGCAGTGTAGATTTTGACG AGTTTGTTATGATGCTGTCCACGCAGTAG